A genome region from Altererythrobacter aquiaggeris includes the following:
- a CDS encoding iron-sulfur cluster assembly scaffold protein, whose amino-acid sequence MSVKLYTPVVLGLTTELADYPFNPSLPYISEARSQSCGSAILAGFEIDGNTGIGRLGMTVSACAMGQAGAAIFARHAVGKSPAQIVEASGNVAAWLAGAAALPHWPDLHLLDEVRNYPARHGAVMLSWRAASEALCNLRVQR is encoded by the coding sequence ATGAGCGTAAAGCTCTACACACCCGTTGTGCTTGGGTTGACAACAGAGCTTGCTGACTATCCTTTTAACCCATCACTGCCTTATATTTCCGAAGCGCGCTCGCAAAGTTGCGGCAGTGCGATCCTCGCCGGTTTCGAGATCGATGGGAATACAGGCATCGGCAGACTTGGCATGACCGTTTCGGCCTGCGCGATGGGTCAGGCAGGAGCCGCGATTTTCGCGCGCCATGCGGTGGGCAAGTCCCCTGCCCAGATAGTCGAAGCGTCCGGTAATGTGGCGGCATGGCTTGCCGGTGCCGCAGCCCTACCGCATTGGCCGGACTTGCATCTGCTCGATGAGGTCAGAAATTACCCCGCAAGGCACGGGGCCGTGATGCTTTCGTGGAGAGCGGCGAGCGAAGCGCTTTGCAATTTGCGAGTGCAGCGGTAA
- a CDS encoding aminoacyl--tRNA ligase-related protein, which produces MSNIRHALTVKRDDDFAAWYQAVISAADLAEESGVRGCMVIKPWGFGIWERIQRLMDDRIKATGHENCYFPIFIPLSNFEREADHVEGFAKEMAVVTHHRLIADSDGKLIPDPEAKLEEPLVVRPTSETIIGDAMSRWIQSWRDLPLLTNQWANVVRWEMRTRMFLRTSEFLWQEGHTAHADADGAREHTLRMLDVYRACAEDDLAMPVIAGEKPENERFPGAVETWSIEAMMQDGKALQAGTSHYLGTNFAKASGILYQDRDGAQQLCHTTSWGVSTRLIGGVIMTHGDDDGLQVPPAIAPWQVVILPMLRDKPEDAALVAYCEELHAAIASQTALGEKVRVLLDKKPGKAAAKRWDWVRKGAPVIIEVGGRDMESGKVSVLRRDALWDENGKPDFASPPRDDAASSIGSLLEEIQQGLFAAAAARRDQNITRGISSFDALKQFYTKNTKFPGWVEVQWAKPSGDALEKVVEQLKSLKLTIRNVPIDAEPADGPCVFTGELAVERIFVAKAY; this is translated from the coding sequence GTGTCCAACATCCGCCATGCCCTGACTGTCAAACGCGATGATGATTTCGCGGCCTGGTATCAGGCCGTTATATCCGCGGCAGACCTGGCCGAAGAATCGGGTGTCCGTGGCTGCATGGTCATCAAACCGTGGGGCTTCGGAATCTGGGAACGCATCCAGCGCCTGATGGACGACCGCATTAAAGCCACCGGCCATGAAAACTGCTATTTCCCGATTTTCATCCCGCTCTCCAATTTCGAGCGTGAGGCAGACCACGTTGAAGGTTTTGCAAAGGAAATGGCGGTCGTCACGCACCACCGCCTGATCGCTGACAGTGACGGCAAACTGATCCCTGATCCGGAAGCGAAGCTGGAAGAGCCACTGGTTGTCCGGCCAACCTCGGAAACCATTATTGGCGATGCCATGTCGCGCTGGATCCAGAGTTGGCGTGATTTGCCGCTCCTGACCAATCAGTGGGCTAACGTGGTGCGCTGGGAAATGCGGACCAGAATGTTTTTGCGAACCAGCGAGTTTCTTTGGCAGGAAGGTCATACAGCCCATGCGGATGCGGATGGCGCGAGGGAACACACGCTCCGTATGCTCGACGTGTACCGTGCTTGTGCAGAAGATGATCTCGCAATGCCGGTAATCGCTGGCGAGAAGCCGGAAAATGAACGTTTCCCTGGCGCGGTCGAAACATGGTCCATCGAAGCGATGATGCAGGATGGCAAGGCGCTGCAGGCAGGCACATCGCATTATCTCGGCACCAATTTTGCAAAGGCGTCGGGCATCCTCTATCAAGACCGGGACGGCGCCCAGCAGTTGTGCCATACGACCAGTTGGGGAGTTTCGACGCGGCTGATCGGCGGTGTCATCATGACCCACGGCGACGATGATGGTCTGCAGGTGCCGCCGGCCATCGCCCCATGGCAGGTGGTCATTTTGCCAATGCTGCGCGACAAGCCCGAAGATGCAGCTCTGGTTGCCTATTGCGAGGAATTGCACGCAGCCATCGCAAGCCAGACCGCCCTGGGCGAGAAAGTCCGGGTGTTGCTGGACAAGAAACCCGGCAAAGCTGCCGCGAAACGGTGGGACTGGGTGCGCAAGGGTGCCCCTGTCATTATCGAGGTCGGCGGCCGCGATATGGAAAGTGGGAAAGTAAGTGTGCTAAGGCGCGATGCCTTGTGGGACGAAAACGGCAAGCCGGATTTTGCCTCGCCACCGCGTGATGATGCGGCATCTTCGATTGGATCGCTGCTTGAAGAAATTCAACAGGGGTTATTTGCAGCAGCGGCGGCGCGCCGGGACCAGAACATCACGCGCGGCATATCCAGTTTTGATGCGCTCAAGCAATTCTACACAAAAAACACAAAGTTCCCGGGATGGGTCGAAGTGCAATGGGCCAAACCAAGCGGCGATGCGCTGGAAAAAGTTGTCGAACAATTGAAGAGTTTGAAGCTGACGATCCGCAATGTCCCGATTGATGCCGAGCCGGCTGACGGACCCTGTGTTTTCACCGGTGAGCTTGCGGTGGAGCGTATATTTGTAGCAAAAGCCTATTAG
- a CDS encoding ATP-grasp fold amidoligase family protein: protein MHGRFADLGNPDRFTELVQMRKLLDRDPRMTQRSDKLNAKSIVGDALGYEWIIPTKWQGTRLPRQNEFCGPTIVKSSHGCNQYHVMREPPSALQWNLLRARSARWMRGPYGYWLDEWCYRDVPLGLLAEGLVGDSGALPVDYKIYVFGGRATHVQVHLNRSGNHTWILHDRDFTKLVPQQSGEAVKPDSLQDMLAAAEELARGFSFVRVDFYEVGRRPLFGEFCFYPGSGLDPFAADWVDAELGQLWKAAL, encoded by the coding sequence ATGCATGGGCGGTTCGCTGATCTCGGCAATCCGGACCGTTTTACCGAGCTTGTTCAAATGCGGAAACTTCTCGACCGGGACCCGCGCATGACCCAGCGGTCCGACAAATTGAATGCCAAATCCATAGTCGGCGATGCGCTCGGTTATGAATGGATCATACCCACCAAGTGGCAAGGTACCCGGCTCCCGCGCCAAAATGAATTTTGCGGGCCGACAATCGTCAAATCAAGTCATGGCTGCAACCAGTATCACGTTATGCGCGAACCACCGTCGGCCCTCCAGTGGAACCTGTTGCGGGCACGTTCGGCGCGATGGATGCGCGGACCTTACGGCTATTGGCTTGATGAATGGTGCTACCGCGATGTGCCATTGGGCCTGTTGGCAGAAGGTCTGGTGGGCGATAGCGGCGCATTGCCTGTCGATTACAAAATCTACGTTTTTGGCGGCCGCGCAACGCACGTGCAGGTTCATCTCAACAGATCCGGGAATCACACCTGGATCCTTCACGACCGTGACTTTACAAAACTAGTTCCCCAACAATCAGGCGAAGCAGTGAAACCTGACAGTCTGCAAGATATGCTGGCTGCAGCCGAAGAACTTGCCCGCGGATTTTCCTTTGTCCGGGTGGATTTTTACGAGGTTGGCCGCAGACCATTGTTCGGAGAATTCTGCTTCTACCCAGGTTCTGGCCTGGATCCGTTCGCCGCCGACTGGGTAGATGCGGAACTGGGGCAATTATGGAAAGCGGCGCTCTAA
- the rnr gene encoding ribonuclease R has translation MPRKQTFQGLPSREQILDFIRTAETPSGKREIAKAFGVKGQEKIKLKSLLKDMAEEGLIDGRRSAYHRMGGVPKVTVLRVVEIADGEAFAVPETWKPDDGAPPPRIRIVEKKKGHTVRKGDRILARTEEAGNGIRAFVMKKLPVEGEGMMGVVEIDGAGKPWLAPVDKRVRNASPIADLGGAEEGQLVQAEAAGKSPRAGVKVIEIFGDPLAPKSFSLIAISKHGIPNVFQQETLDEAQVAAKLPLSTEHREDLRHLPIIAIDPADARDHDDAIWAKPDGKGGFQAIVAIADVSYYVRPGSELDREARKRGNSVYFPDRVVPMLPEILSADVCSLGEGDDRAAMVCHLKVSAGGKVSDFRFTRAIVRIAEVMAYEDAQERIDSGKAGEELTNLWNCWKALASARADRDPLELDLPERNVMLDDQGKITEIAVRERLDAHRVVEDFMISANVAAAKALESKKAPVVYRVHETPSREKLVALKEFLAASGKDLALGQVVTPSLFNRMLKDVTDETEKALVMEAVLRTQTQAYYGPGNAGHFGLALGSYAHFTSPIRRYADLLVHRALVDSFGLEQPRPKSKIPALSGLSEKDRDDLGQISEAISKTERRAMEAERDTIDRYVAAWLSARVGEDFETRITGVQNFGFFATIIGLGGDGLVPVSTLGNDFFRYDEAAQSLIGERSGLTYSAGDRLKLRLGEANPLTGALKFEVLDESGNPVSSGGNRRAGAAHKGRGPGGKDGSGKGGKHARAKQRHAQGKRGRPGNIRHQGRKK, from the coding sequence ATGCCACGCAAACAAACATTTCAAGGCTTGCCATCGCGCGAGCAGATCCTCGATTTTATCAGAACGGCCGAAACGCCAAGCGGAAAACGCGAAATTGCGAAAGCTTTTGGCGTGAAAGGTCAAGAAAAGATCAAGCTTAAAAGCTTGCTCAAGGATATGGCTGAAGAAGGTCTGATAGACGGCCGGCGCAGTGCGTATCACCGGATGGGCGGCGTTCCCAAAGTGACCGTGTTGCGGGTTGTCGAAATCGCCGACGGGGAAGCATTTGCGGTACCCGAGACATGGAAGCCGGACGATGGCGCGCCGCCGCCACGGATCAGGATCGTCGAGAAGAAGAAGGGCCATACGGTTCGCAAAGGCGACAGAATTCTCGCGCGCACCGAAGAGGCCGGCAATGGCATACGCGCTTTCGTCATGAAAAAGCTCCCGGTTGAGGGCGAAGGTATGATGGGGGTTGTGGAAATTGACGGGGCCGGGAAGCCCTGGCTTGCACCCGTCGACAAACGGGTGCGCAACGCGTCGCCTATTGCGGACCTTGGCGGGGCTGAAGAAGGACAGTTGGTTCAGGCCGAAGCTGCGGGAAAGTCACCGCGGGCGGGTGTCAAGGTAATCGAAATTTTTGGTGATCCGCTGGCGCCCAAAAGCTTTAGCCTGATTGCAATCTCGAAACATGGTATTCCCAATGTGTTCCAGCAGGAAACGCTCGACGAGGCGCAAGTTGCGGCAAAGCTACCGTTAAGCACCGAACACCGCGAGGATTTGCGCCATTTGCCAATCATTGCAATCGACCCGGCGGACGCCCGCGACCATGATGATGCGATCTGGGCAAAACCTGATGGGAAGGGCGGGTTTCAGGCCATCGTCGCGATCGCGGACGTCAGCTATTATGTCCGCCCCGGCAGCGAACTTGACCGGGAGGCACGTAAGCGCGGCAACTCCGTGTATTTTCCCGACCGTGTTGTCCCGATGCTTCCCGAAATACTGAGCGCGGATGTATGCTCGCTGGGCGAAGGAGACGACCGCGCGGCGATGGTGTGTCACTTGAAAGTCAGCGCGGGGGGCAAGGTCAGCGACTTCCGCTTCACGCGCGCAATCGTCAGAATCGCGGAAGTCATGGCCTATGAGGATGCGCAGGAACGGATCGACAGCGGCAAGGCCGGTGAAGAACTGACAAACCTGTGGAACTGCTGGAAAGCGCTCGCATCTGCGCGCGCCGATCGCGACCCGCTGGAACTGGATTTGCCCGAACGCAACGTGATGCTGGACGACCAGGGCAAGATAACCGAGATTGCGGTGCGCGAACGGCTTGATGCACACCGCGTCGTCGAAGACTTCATGATTTCCGCCAATGTCGCTGCCGCGAAAGCGTTAGAGAGCAAAAAGGCGCCCGTTGTTTACCGTGTTCATGAGACGCCAAGCCGCGAAAAACTCGTCGCACTGAAAGAGTTTCTCGCTGCGTCGGGCAAAGACCTTGCGCTGGGTCAGGTGGTCACGCCCAGCTTGTTCAACCGTATGCTGAAAGATGTCACCGACGAGACCGAGAAGGCGCTGGTTATGGAAGCGGTTTTGCGCACCCAGACGCAGGCCTATTACGGACCGGGCAATGCGGGACATTTTGGCCTCGCGCTCGGCAGTTACGCCCATTTCACATCACCGATCCGCCGCTATGCCGATCTGCTGGTGCACCGCGCATTGGTGGATTCATTCGGCCTGGAACAACCCCGGCCAAAGTCGAAAATCCCTGCGCTATCCGGTTTGTCCGAGAAGGATCGTGACGATCTTGGTCAAATCAGCGAAGCAATCAGCAAGACGGAGCGGCGGGCAATGGAGGCCGAACGCGACACAATCGACCGGTATGTGGCCGCCTGGCTTTCAGCGCGCGTCGGTGAAGATTTCGAGACACGGATTACCGGCGTCCAGAACTTCGGCTTTTTTGCAACGATTATCGGGTTAGGCGGGGATGGACTGGTGCCAGTGTCCACGCTGGGCAATGATTTCTTCCGCTATGACGAGGCTGCACAGTCATTGATAGGTGAGCGCAGCGGTTTGACATATTCGGCTGGTGACCGGCTGAAACTAAGGCTCGGCGAAGCGAACCCTTTGACCGGAGCCCTTAAATTCGAAGTGCTGGATGAAAGCGGCAATCCGGTTTCAAGCGGCGGCAACAGACGCGCCGGTGCAGCGCACAAGGGCCGCGGGCCCGGCGGCAAGGACGGATCTGGCAAGGGCGGGAAACACGCACGCGCGAAGCAGCGACACGCGCAAGGCAAGCGCGGCCGGCCCGGCAACATCCGCCATCAGGGACGAAAAAAATAA
- the alr gene encoding alanine racemase, giving the protein MKPDSITPTLRLIIDRDALTGNWRALDAISGTASTGAAVKANAYGLGTRNVVPSLRDAGCKHWYVAHWGEVAGVAAMVPANQISVLHGPISSQDAQYARATGVIPVINSIFQAKLWLETGGGACDLMVDTGINRLGIPVADCADPLLASLDVRCLMSHLACADEDSAMNAAQLNKFRGVASQINAAQLSLANSAGIALGADYLFDVTRPGISLYGGVQRSELAGRIRQVVKLQAMIIQMRNLTAGDSVGYNARFTAQCDMRVGVVSIGYADGFLRAWGGKAIFEAEGCPLPVLGKVSMDMVVVDCSGAPDIGEGDFVDIPYDLPAASAQSGISQYELLTMLGQRFERTVPD; this is encoded by the coding sequence ATGAAACCTGATAGCATAACGCCGACTCTGCGGCTGATAATCGATCGGGATGCTCTGACCGGAAACTGGCGCGCGCTGGATGCAATATCTGGAACCGCCAGCACCGGAGCCGCCGTCAAGGCAAACGCCTATGGGCTGGGCACCCGCAATGTTGTTCCCTCACTCCGGGATGCCGGATGTAAACACTGGTACGTAGCGCATTGGGGTGAGGTGGCCGGTGTTGCGGCTATGGTTCCGGCTAACCAGATTTCGGTTCTTCATGGTCCGATAAGTTCCCAGGATGCGCAGTATGCCAGAGCGACCGGCGTCATCCCGGTGATCAACAGTATTTTTCAGGCGAAGTTGTGGCTTGAAACCGGGGGAGGGGCCTGCGATTTGATGGTGGACACCGGCATCAATCGTCTCGGCATACCCGTCGCTGACTGTGCAGACCCGCTGTTGGCGAGCCTGGATGTGCGGTGCCTGATGTCACACCTCGCCTGTGCCGACGAAGACAGTGCGATGAATGCTGCCCAGCTAAACAAGTTTCGCGGTGTAGCAAGCCAGATAAACGCCGCACAACTTAGTCTGGCCAATAGTGCCGGTATCGCACTGGGCGCGGACTATCTGTTCGATGTTACCCGTCCGGGCATATCGCTCTACGGCGGTGTGCAACGAAGCGAACTCGCGGGCAGGATACGCCAGGTCGTAAAACTTCAGGCGATGATTATCCAGATGCGAAATCTGACTGCCGGTGACAGCGTGGGCTATAATGCCCGATTTACCGCACAGTGCGATATGCGGGTGGGTGTTGTATCGATTGGTTATGCCGACGGATTTCTCCGGGCGTGGGGCGGTAAGGCTATCTTCGAGGCCGAAGGCTGCCCGCTGCCGGTCCTCGGAAAGGTTTCGATGGATATGGTGGTCGTCGATTGCAGCGGCGCACCCGATATCGGCGAGGGCGATTTTGTGGATATTCCGTATGATCTGCCCGCCGCATCTGCCCAGTCGGGCATTTCGCAATACGAATTGCTGACCATGCTGGGCCAGAGGTTCGAGCGAACCGTGCCGGATTGA
- a CDS encoding pyruvate dehydrogenase complex dihydrolipoamide acetyltransferase has translation MPIQIQMPALSPTMEEGTLSKWLVKEGDTVVAGDIMAEIETDKATMEFEAVDEGVIAKIAVAEGTEGVPVGAVIAMLAVDGENVSAAAAAPAKTESVAKAKLSLDEDKLRTQPDGVAAPDLSLKPQAAGNRVVASPLAKRLAADRGIDLDSISGSGPNGRIVKADVEGAKAGVAKSADTATSQRAAPSGEATDFGIPYEAEKLNNVRKIIAKRLTEAKQTIPHIYLTVDVQLDKLLKLRSELNSALEGEGVKLSVNDLLIKALAKALVRVPKCNVSFAGEELRKFSRADISVAVAAPSGLITPIIVDAANKSISQISNEMKDLAGKARDGKLQPHEYQGGTASLSNLGMFGIKQFDAVINPPQAMILAVGAGEKRPYVVEGALDVATVMSATGSFDHRAIDGADGAELMKVFKELVEAPLGLVA, from the coding sequence ATGCCGATTCAAATTCAAATGCCCGCACTTTCGCCCACGATGGAAGAGGGCACGCTTTCAAAGTGGCTCGTCAAGGAAGGCGATACGGTCGTCGCTGGCGATATCATGGCCGAAATTGAAACTGACAAGGCCACGATGGAGTTCGAGGCCGTCGATGAGGGCGTAATCGCCAAAATCGCTGTAGCCGAAGGCACTGAAGGCGTGCCTGTGGGCGCCGTAATTGCCATGCTGGCTGTTGACGGCGAGAATGTATCTGCCGCCGCTGCTGCTCCGGCTAAAACTGAATCAGTTGCCAAAGCAAAGCTGTCTCTGGACGAGGATAAGTTGAGGACGCAGCCAGATGGCGTAGCCGCGCCCGATCTTTCACTAAAGCCGCAAGCTGCGGGCAACCGGGTTGTCGCTTCGCCTTTGGCCAAACGTTTGGCGGCTGATCGCGGCATCGATTTGGATTCGATATCGGGCTCTGGTCCCAATGGCCGGATTGTGAAGGCTGATGTTGAGGGAGCTAAGGCAGGGGTAGCCAAATCGGCGGACACCGCCACTTCGCAACGCGCTGCACCGTCCGGCGAAGCCACCGATTTCGGTATTCCGTACGAAGCTGAAAAACTTAACAATGTTCGCAAGATAATCGCCAAACGTTTGACAGAAGCCAAGCAGACGATTCCGCACATTTATCTGACCGTCGATGTGCAGCTCGACAAGCTGCTCAAACTTCGCAGCGAACTCAATTCTGCTCTGGAAGGAGAAGGGGTCAAACTGTCGGTCAACGACTTGCTGATCAAAGCGTTGGCAAAGGCGCTGGTCCGCGTTCCAAAGTGTAATGTCAGCTTTGCGGGCGAAGAATTGCGCAAGTTCAGCCGGGCCGATATTTCGGTCGCTGTCGCGGCGCCTTCCGGCCTTATCACTCCGATCATCGTTGATGCGGCGAACAAGAGCATTTCGCAAATCTCGAATGAGATGAAAGACCTTGCGGGCAAAGCGCGCGACGGAAAATTGCAGCCGCACGAATATCAGGGGGGTACCGCCAGCCTCAGCAATCTGGGGATGTTTGGTATCAAACAATTCGACGCTGTCATCAATCCGCCGCAGGCGATGATTCTGGCTGTCGGCGCTGGCGAGAAACGCCCTTATGTTGTCGAAGGCGCATTGGATGTTGCCACCGTGATGAGCGCCACGGGCAGCTTCGACCACCGCGCAATTGACGGCGCGGATGGTGCGGAACTTATGAAGGTGTTCAAGGAACTGGTCGAGGCACCGCTGGGATTGGTAGCCTAG
- a CDS encoding universal stress protein codes for MRIYLVIMDETDEATKAVRFASRRALAVGARLHILALVTPQNFNAFGGVQATIEQEARDRAEALAMGAAGSLFDESGRMPTIAVRVGEGQSVIREYLANEPDVAALVLGAAAESNPGPLVTHFSAVSGQLPCPLIIVPGGLTDEEVDVVSIAD; via the coding sequence ATGCGCATTTATCTGGTTATCATGGACGAGACTGACGAGGCGACCAAAGCTGTTCGCTTTGCATCGCGCCGCGCACTTGCAGTTGGCGCCCGGTTGCACATACTTGCCTTGGTTACCCCGCAGAATTTCAACGCATTTGGCGGCGTTCAGGCGACCATCGAACAGGAAGCGCGTGATCGTGCGGAGGCGCTCGCGATGGGCGCGGCTGGATCGCTGTTCGACGAAAGCGGCCGCATGCCAACCATCGCGGTCCGCGTCGGAGAAGGACAGTCTGTCATTCGTGAATATCTGGCGAACGAACCCGACGTTGCTGCGCTGGTTCTGGGTGCGGCTGCGGAATCAAACCCCGGTCCGCTCGTAACCCATTTCTCGGCAGTATCCGGGCAGCTCCCCTGCCCTTTGATCATTGTGCCGGGCGGGCTTACCGATGAAGAAGTTGACGTTGTTTCGATTGCCGACTGA
- a CDS encoding CvpA family protein has protein sequence MTGLDIIVLVIVGVAAIGGFMRGFVQEVFSLASWILALFAIHYLHTPFTEWLLPRIGTPSGAAVLAFATLLLIPYAAMKLIAGNVGKASRNSILGPIDRVLGFGFGVIKGMIIIVLGFSVLVLGYDTVWGEKGRPTWISSARSYTFVDSSSKALVHLIEERRERLRQEPETLESPE, from the coding sequence ATGACAGGCTTGGACATCATCGTTCTGGTAATTGTGGGCGTCGCGGCGATTGGCGGCTTCATGCGCGGGTTTGTCCAGGAAGTGTTTTCGCTTGCGTCGTGGATTCTGGCGCTTTTCGCGATCCATTATTTGCACACACCGTTCACTGAATGGCTTTTGCCGCGTATCGGCACGCCATCGGGTGCTGCGGTTCTCGCATTCGCGACATTGCTCCTGATCCCCTATGCCGCGATGAAGTTGATCGCCGGGAATGTCGGCAAGGCCTCACGAAATTCAATTCTTGGTCCCATCGACCGTGTTCTGGGCTTCGGGTTTGGAGTGATCAAAGGCATGATTATTATTGTGCTGGGCTTTTCGGTTCTGGTGCTAGGTTATGATACCGTTTGGGGCGAAAAAGGGCGTCCGACGTGGATCAGTTCGGCCAGAAGTTACACTTTTGTGGACTCCAGTTCCAAAGCTCTGGTCCATCTGATCGAGGAACGACGCGAGCGGTTACGCCAAGAACCTGAAACTCTTGAAAGCCCGGAATGA
- a CDS encoding MFS transporter, with translation MTDAAAIQTSSGTMREPTQKEIRLVIAASSAGTVFEWYDFFIYGTLYAIISQAFFPSDNATLAVLLTWATFAIGFAFRPIGAILFGYMGDKLGRKYTFLVTVTLMGVATAGVGLIPSAASIGIAAPIIVILLRILQGLALGGEYGGAAIYVAEHAPPEKRGFYTAFIQASVVGGFVLSILVVIVCRMLIPADEFAAWGWRVPFLLSIVLLGISLWMRLKLSESPVFQAMKDAGETAGNPFIESFTYPGNKKRIFVALFGVAGILTVIWYTAFFSGLAFLRGPMRMEDGLVEIIMLIAGSLSMVFYLIVGRWSDKVGRKKPIVVGAVLTLLLLFPVFWGIGALANPGLKTSAREAPVVVSGTACKYDPFAETQSTQCGILLQDLSALGIPYDIAPGGSTSAQAGPTVMTIGGKDNDLSTGTIDWEDSSQRKLTLTRLLETNGYDFSRQTPPLGNIIGIILLLLGMGALSALTYGSVAALLSEMFPPRIRYSSMSIPYHIGAGYLGGFLPLIAGYIVASTGNAYSGLWYTWIVVAFGLLVAVWGLPSGPPTDFADNET, from the coding sequence ATGACAGACGCAGCAGCAATCCAGACAAGCAGTGGCACCATGCGCGAACCCACGCAGAAGGAAATACGGCTTGTCATCGCTGCATCTTCCGCCGGCACGGTGTTCGAATGGTATGATTTTTTCATTTATGGAACGCTCTACGCGATAATCTCGCAAGCGTTTTTCCCCTCGGACAATGCAACTTTGGCGGTATTGCTGACCTGGGCAACTTTTGCGATCGGGTTTGCTTTTCGCCCGATAGGCGCAATCCTGTTTGGTTATATGGGCGACAAACTGGGCCGGAAATACACCTTTCTCGTCACGGTTACGCTGATGGGCGTGGCTACCGCCGGTGTGGGATTGATCCCCAGCGCCGCGAGCATCGGTATCGCAGCACCGATCATTGTGATCCTGCTACGGATTTTGCAGGGTCTTGCGCTCGGCGGCGAATATGGGGGAGCCGCAATTTACGTGGCCGAACACGCTCCACCTGAAAAACGCGGGTTCTATACCGCATTTATTCAAGCCAGCGTGGTGGGCGGATTTGTTCTCTCGATTCTGGTCGTAATCGTTTGCCGGATGTTAATTCCAGCCGATGAATTTGCTGCTTGGGGCTGGCGTGTCCCGTTCCTGCTGTCGATTGTGCTGCTGGGTATATCACTCTGGATGCGCTTGAAATTGAGCGAAAGCCCGGTGTTTCAGGCAATGAAAGACGCGGGCGAAACGGCAGGAAATCCGTTCATCGAAAGCTTCACCTATCCCGGCAACAAGAAGCGCATATTTGTCGCCCTGTTCGGCGTCGCGGGAATCCTGACGGTAATCTGGTACACCGCATTTTTTTCGGGACTGGCGTTTTTGCGAGGGCCGATGCGGATGGAAGACGGGCTGGTGGAAATCATCATGCTGATCGCAGGTTCGCTGTCGATGGTGTTTTATCTTATTGTCGGCCGCTGGTCGGACAAGGTCGGTCGCAAAAAACCGATCGTTGTCGGCGCGGTCCTCACGTTGTTGCTACTTTTCCCGGTGTTCTGGGGCATCGGAGCGCTTGCCAATCCCGGCTTGAAAACGAGCGCCCGAGAAGCGCCTGTTGTCGTGTCGGGAACCGCGTGCAAATATGATCCCTTTGCCGAAACGCAGTCAACACAGTGCGGCATTTTGCTGCAAGATCTGAGTGCGCTTGGCATACCCTATGATATCGCACCGGGTGGAAGCACTTCGGCGCAGGCCGGCCCGACTGTCATGACCATCGGCGGTAAGGATAACGATCTTTCAACCGGGACTATCGACTGGGAGGATTCGTCGCAGCGCAAATTGACGCTGACCCGCTTGCTGGAAACGAATGGCTACGACTTCTCCAGGCAGACACCGCCGCTGGGCAATATCATTGGAATAATCTTGCTGCTTCTGGGCATGGGTGCGCTTTCGGCGCTGACCTATGGATCGGTTGCGGCATTGCTGTCTGAGATGTTTCCGCCCAGAATTCGCTACAGTTCAATGTCGATCCCGTATCATATCGGAGCAGGATATCTTGGCGGATTTTTACCGCTTATCGCAGGCTATATCGTGGCCAGCACGGGTAATGCCTATTCGGGGCTCTGGTACACCTGGATAGTGGTGGCGTTCGGCTTGCTTGTCGCAGTGTGGGGGCTTCCATCCGGCCCGCCAACCGACTTTGCTGATAATGAAACCTGA
- the phaR gene encoding polyhydroxyalkanoate synthesis repressor PhaR — MAKRSHVEGETITIKKYANRRLYNTASSSYITLDDLAEMTRRKVDFQVLDAKSGDDITHSILTQIIMEEEASGGEQMLPVSFLRDLIGMYGNSMQAMMPQFLEASMKNFRNNQAKLREAFESGIGANPIAKLAETNLAMVKAATDAFLPGARGSKKQTDIEAKRDAELESLRAQMAEMQKKLDKLGD, encoded by the coding sequence ATGGCCAAGCGAAGCCATGTTGAAGGCGAGACGATTACAATCAAGAAATATGCCAACAGAAGGCTGTATAACACCGCTTCGTCAAGTTATATCACACTGGATGACCTTGCGGAAATGACCCGCAGAAAGGTCGATTTCCAGGTATTGGACGCGAAAAGCGGCGACGACATCACCCATTCGATTCTGACCCAGATAATCATGGAAGAAGAAGCCAGCGGCGGCGAACAGATGCTGCCCGTTTCATTCCTGCGTGATCTGATAGGCATGTATGGCAATTCGATGCAGGCGATGATGCCGCAATTCCTCGAAGCGTCGATGAAGAATTTTCGCAATAATCAGGCCAAGCTGCGCGAGGCCTTTGAATCGGGCATCGGTGCCAATCCGATTGCCAAACTTGCCGAGACAAATCTTGCGATGGTCAAGGCGGCGACGGATGCTTTCCTTCCCGGTGCGCGCGGGAGCAAGAAGCAAACCGATATCGAGGCGAAGCGCGATGCTGAACTGGAATCGTTGCGCGCGCAAATGGCAGAAATGCAGAAGAAGCTGGACAAGCTGGGCGACTGA